The following coding sequences lie in one Stenotrophomonas rhizophila genomic window:
- a CDS encoding PAAR domain-containing protein encodes MARMLVVAGDRLHLGGAVVSGSPYTDIDGKAVARVNDPVVCAVHGPGVIASGDVTLIIDGQPVAREGDKASCGCMLLAGKQWLVSVEHGAADANPGVQPAPHAHMDVASGAAAGHYSSTLTPAASDTTPLSDPQCWMRDYRRHISENAEGRYYQTYDPTGRKVSKPYYVKFHVEVPAKRGGDLVVTVKMLVIRQAGVEAVHAQTARERMDAGVDTYWNRRYALEVNDPICGVRSFPLRYQVEWVAHGQDCVVALHGALERENVDASVLSASTTTDAFTYAHEFAHCIGIPDEYGYIVDNDYYVHYFRPDGTVDGEVIRAGEPREVDDPLATLLSGYEAFRYEAVPRHAWNVAREVQELLRDETGREIACEIRLRR; translated from the coding sequence ATGGCGAGGATGCTCGTGGTGGCCGGCGACCGGCTTCATCTTGGCGGAGCCGTGGTGTCAGGCTCGCCATACACCGATATCGACGGAAAGGCAGTGGCGCGGGTGAATGACCCGGTGGTGTGCGCGGTCCATGGCCCAGGCGTCATCGCCAGCGGTGATGTGACCCTGATCATCGATGGCCAGCCGGTCGCCCGCGAGGGGGACAAGGCGAGTTGCGGCTGCATGCTCCTGGCGGGGAAGCAGTGGCTGGTCTCAGTGGAACATGGTGCCGCAGATGCCAACCCGGGCGTCCAGCCTGCGCCACACGCGCACATGGACGTCGCCAGCGGAGCCGCCGCGGGTCACTACTCCTCCACGCTGACGCCAGCGGCGTCTGATACGACGCCGCTGTCGGATCCCCAGTGCTGGATGCGGGACTACCGCAGGCACATCTCAGAAAATGCCGAGGGGCGGTACTACCAGACGTATGACCCCACCGGCAGGAAAGTGAGCAAGCCTTACTACGTCAAGTTCCATGTCGAGGTTCCCGCAAAACGGGGCGGCGATTTAGTGGTCACGGTGAAGATGTTGGTGATCCGACAGGCCGGAGTGGAGGCAGTGCATGCACAAACTGCCCGTGAGCGCATGGACGCAGGCGTGGATACTTACTGGAATCGTCGGTACGCCCTCGAGGTGAATGATCCGATCTGTGGCGTTCGCTCCTTCCCGCTGAGGTATCAGGTGGAATGGGTGGCGCATGGACAGGATTGTGTCGTTGCACTGCATGGGGCGCTCGAGCGTGAGAATGTGGATGCTTCCGTCCTCAGTGCGTCCACGACCACCGACGCATTTACCTATGCCCATGAATTCGCCCACTGCATCGGCATTCCGGACGAATACGGCTACATTGTCGATAATGACTATTACGTCCACTATTTTCGTCCGGATGGAACGGTCGATGGTGAGGTGATCCGGGCAGGAGAGCCCCGCGAGGTGGACGATCCGCTCGCCACGCTCCTGTCGGGCTATGAGGCCTTCAGGTATGAAGCCGTTCCAAGGCACGCCTGGAACGTCGCCCGGGAAGTTCAGGAGCTGCTACGCGATGAGACCGGACGGGAAATAGCATGCGAGATACGATTGCGGCGTTGA
- a CDS encoding LysR family transcriptional regulator ArgP, translating into MRIDHAQLRALAAVVREGSFERAAQSLNVTSSAVSQRIKALEDRVGRLLVKRSSPAVATPEGQVLVQLAEQTALLEHDALHRMGLADEDLPQASIPVAVNHDSLETWFPEAARSFASQTGTTLDLRLEDQDHTVALLRQGAVLGAVTTLDEPVQGCQIHALGSIRYAATCTPAFHERHFSKGVNAQSLAQAPVLVFNRKDDLQARFARRLAGEDLPLTAPTWWIPSTRAFVQANLGGLGWTMNPLPLVKRHLEAGRLVYMKQRAWEDVPLYWQHWKGDVQTMALLTRAVLAASAALVRKKR; encoded by the coding sequence ATGCGGATCGACCATGCCCAGCTTCGCGCCCTTGCCGCCGTGGTCCGCGAGGGCAGCTTCGAGCGCGCCGCGCAGTCGCTCAATGTCACCTCCTCGGCGGTGTCGCAGCGGATCAAGGCGCTGGAAGACCGGGTGGGACGGCTGCTGGTCAAGCGGTCTTCGCCGGCCGTGGCCACCCCCGAGGGCCAGGTGCTGGTGCAGCTGGCCGAGCAGACCGCCCTGCTCGAGCACGACGCCCTGCACCGGATGGGCCTAGCCGACGAAGACCTGCCGCAGGCCAGCATCCCGGTGGCGGTGAACCACGACAGCCTGGAAACCTGGTTCCCCGAGGCGGCGCGCAGCTTCGCCTCGCAGACCGGGACCACCCTGGACCTGCGCCTGGAAGACCAGGACCACACCGTGGCGCTGCTGCGCCAGGGCGCGGTGCTGGGCGCGGTTACCACGCTGGATGAGCCGGTGCAGGGCTGCCAGATCCACGCGCTGGGCAGCATCCGCTATGCCGCCACCTGCACCCCGGCGTTCCACGAAAGGCACTTCTCCAAGGGGGTCAACGCGCAGTCGCTGGCACAGGCCCCGGTGCTGGTGTTCAACCGCAAGGACGACCTGCAGGCGCGCTTCGCCCGGCGTCTGGCCGGCGAGGACCTGCCGCTGACCGCGCCGACCTGGTGGATTCCCTCCACCCGCGCCTTCGTGCAGGCCAACCTGGGCGGGCTGGGCTGGACCATGAACCCGCTGCCGTTGGTCAAGCGCCACCTGGAAGCTGGCCGGCTGGTCTACATGAAGCAGCGCGCGTGGGAAGACGTGCCGCTGTACTGGCAGCACTGGAAGGGCGATGTGCAGACAATGGCCCTGCTCACCCGGGCCGTGCTGGCCGCCTCGGCGGCGCTCGTAAGAAAGAAGCGATGA
- a CDS encoding alpha/beta hydrolase family protein — MRTTTWVALIAMGILAGQASAVDLEHYLKRDQFTDIKISPDGEYYAATVPMEDRTALAILRRTDGKIVGSFVPPPKNHATAFDWVNRERVLIGLAEKMGSLDQPRLTGELYAMNADGGRGELLVGYRVEGSGPGTRIQPKKVETVAAFMFDELAQDDRNVLVSIWPFAEDPFTRVDRLDVQSGRRTTIARSPVRRADFTSDNAGQVRFAHGAGADNVNKLYYREASGDTWKLVNDEAVNGRIEQAIGFSADNSLAYFTSEQDKGPDVIVSWDPATGKRTPLLRDPQVDPSRIIRRPGTSIPVGALYLGDKPRTRFFDETSADARLYRSLEAAFGGDAIYITSSTRDGKQLLVQAWSGQNPGDFYIFNTDAKKAEHLISRSSWVDATTSAKVTPVAFKARDGLDINGFLTVPAGKAGAKLPLVVLPHGGPFGIFDDGSYDIEPQLLAAAGYAVLQVNFRGSGNFGRAYRSAGARQWGGAMQDDVTDATRWAIAQGHADPARICIYGASYGGYAALMGAAKEPALYKCAAGYVGVYDLPMMFTTGDIQSQGSGETYLKEWLGNPQQLGAMSPVNLAAQIKVPVFLAAGGEDKRAPIQHTKRMEAALNKAGVPVESLYYPTEGHGFYTDPHRREYYTKLLAFLSRHLGGETAAAGKPAQP; from the coding sequence ATGCGCACGACGACGTGGGTGGCGTTGATCGCCATGGGGATACTGGCCGGGCAGGCCAGCGCAGTGGATCTGGAGCACTACCTCAAGCGTGACCAGTTCACCGATATCAAGATCTCGCCCGATGGCGAGTACTACGCGGCCACCGTGCCGATGGAAGACCGCACCGCACTGGCCATCCTGCGCCGCACCGACGGCAAGATCGTCGGCTCGTTCGTGCCGCCGCCCAAGAACCATGCCACCGCGTTCGACTGGGTCAACCGCGAGCGCGTCCTGATCGGCCTGGCCGAGAAAATGGGCTCGCTGGACCAGCCGCGCCTCACTGGCGAGCTGTACGCCATGAACGCCGACGGTGGCCGTGGCGAACTGCTGGTCGGCTATCGCGTGGAAGGCAGCGGCCCCGGCACGCGCATCCAGCCCAAGAAAGTCGAAACCGTGGCCGCCTTCATGTTCGATGAGCTGGCCCAGGACGACCGCAACGTGCTGGTCTCGATCTGGCCGTTCGCCGAAGACCCCTTCACCCGCGTTGATCGCCTCGACGTACAGAGCGGGCGTCGCACCACCATCGCCCGCTCGCCGGTGCGGCGCGCCGACTTCACCAGCGACAACGCGGGCCAGGTGCGGTTCGCCCACGGCGCCGGTGCCGACAACGTCAACAAGCTGTACTACCGCGAAGCCAGTGGCGACACCTGGAAGCTGGTCAACGACGAAGCGGTCAATGGCCGGATCGAACAGGCGATCGGCTTCTCGGCCGACAACAGCCTGGCCTACTTCACCAGCGAACAGGATAAGGGCCCCGACGTGATCGTGTCGTGGGACCCGGCCACCGGCAAGCGCACCCCGCTGCTGCGCGACCCGCAGGTGGACCCGAGCCGGATCATCCGCCGCCCCGGCACCTCGATTCCAGTGGGCGCGCTGTACCTGGGCGACAAGCCGCGCACCCGCTTCTTCGATGAAACCTCGGCCGACGCGCGCCTGTACCGCAGCCTCGAGGCGGCGTTCGGTGGCGATGCCATCTACATCACCTCCAGCACCCGCGACGGCAAGCAGCTGCTGGTCCAAGCGTGGTCCGGACAGAACCCCGGCGACTTCTACATCTTCAACACCGACGCCAAGAAGGCCGAGCACCTGATCAGCCGTAGCAGCTGGGTCGACGCCACGACGTCGGCCAAGGTCACCCCGGTGGCATTCAAGGCGCGCGATGGTCTGGACATCAACGGGTTCCTCACCGTGCCCGCCGGCAAGGCCGGTGCGAAGCTGCCGCTGGTGGTGCTGCCGCATGGCGGCCCGTTCGGCATCTTCGATGACGGCAGCTATGACATCGAACCGCAGCTGCTGGCCGCGGCCGGGTATGCGGTGCTGCAGGTCAACTTCCGCGGCTCGGGCAACTTCGGGCGTGCGTACCGCTCGGCCGGTGCGCGCCAGTGGGGCGGGGCCATGCAGGACGATGTCACCGACGCCACCCGCTGGGCGATCGCCCAGGGCCATGCCGACCCCGCGCGCATCTGCATCTACGGCGCCAGCTACGGCGGCTACGCCGCATTGATGGGCGCGGCCAAGGAGCCGGCGCTGTACAAGTGCGCGGCCGGCTATGTGGGCGTATACGACCTGCCGATGATGTTCACCACTGGCGACATCCAGAGCCAGGGCTCGGGCGAAACCTACCTGAAGGAATGGCTGGGCAACCCGCAGCAGCTGGGCGCGATGTCACCGGTCAACCTGGCCGCGCAGATCAAGGTGCCGGTGTTCCTGGCGGCCGGCGGCGAAGACAAGCGCGCGCCGATCCAGCACACCAAGCGCATGGAAGCGGCCTTGAACAAGGCTGGCGTGCCGGTGGAATCGCTGTACTACCCGACCGAGGGTCATGGCTTCTACACCGACCCGCACCGCCGCGAGTACTACACCAAGCTGCTCGCGTTCCTGTCCCGGCATCTGGGCGGTGAAACCGCTGCGGCCGGCAAGCCCGCGCAACCCTGA
- a CDS encoding LysE/ArgO family amino acid transporter, producing MFSFISGGPGLAAWFSGAATGIGLFAVVGAQSAFILRQGILRKHIVPVVATCAAIDGIFIFASVAGLRTLTQALPWLTTVVLWGGVAFLAWYAWQSARRALAGGGGMHVDDGDSTSRRAVLMSAVGFSLINPHFWLDMMVIGGIAENFGNARMAFAAGVFTASCLWLTAQGLGARLLAPLFTKPKTWRILDGTIAVILSILALTLAFRGMH from the coding sequence ATGTTCTCCTTCATCTCCGGCGGCCCCGGTCTGGCCGCGTGGTTCAGTGGTGCGGCAACCGGCATCGGCCTGTTCGCGGTGGTGGGTGCACAGAGCGCCTTCATCCTGCGCCAGGGCATCCTGCGCAAGCACATCGTGCCGGTGGTGGCCACCTGTGCGGCCATCGATGGCATCTTCATCTTCGCCAGCGTGGCCGGCCTGCGCACGCTGACCCAGGCGCTGCCGTGGCTGACCACCGTGGTGCTGTGGGGCGGCGTGGCCTTCCTGGCGTGGTACGCCTGGCAGTCGGCGCGGCGCGCGCTGGCCGGTGGCGGCGGCATGCACGTGGACGACGGCGACAGCACCTCGCGCCGCGCGGTGCTGATGTCGGCGGTCGGCTTCTCGCTGATCAACCCGCATTTCTGGCTCGACATGATGGTCATTGGCGGCATCGCCGAAAACTTCGGCAATGCGCGCATGGCCTTCGCGGCCGGCGTGTTCACCGCCAGCTGCCTGTGGCTGACCGCCCAGGGCCTGGGCGCGCGCCTGCTGGCCCCGCTGTTCACCAAGCCGAAGACCTGGCGCATCCTCGACGGCACCATCGCGGTGATCCTGTCGATCCTTGCCCTGACCCTCGCGTTCCGCGGCATGCATTGA